In Bacteroidia bacterium, the following proteins share a genomic window:
- the hemW gene encoding radical SAM family heme chaperone HemW, whose product MLYIHVPFCKQACSYCDFYFVTGFKYKAEYVQAVQNEIKLRKNEINEVLNSIYFGGGTPSRLSIAEIEQILNVIHANFKVLDTTEITLEANPDDLTHEYIKGLIVLGINRLSIGVQSFDDNELKFMHRTHTAQKAEYSVKLSQDTGIENISIDLIYGSPLLTDSQWQKNIQTAIQLQIPHISAYNLTIEPKTALYQKVQQGILPPVDEQKSAIQFRMVVEILEHAGFEHYEISNFALPNWYSRHNVGYWLHAPYLGIGPSAHSFDGNTRSWNVRDIYTYLSDLLKNKLSIEEKESLTLEQKANEMLMLGLRTKWGANLNKIYQKTEIDFFKIKGTEIEQFLEQKLLNISNQVLYLTLEGKLLADYITQKLIV is encoded by the coding sequence ATGCTCTACATTCATGTACCTTTTTGTAAGCAAGCTTGTTCTTATTGTGATTTTTATTTTGTTACAGGCTTTAAGTACAAAGCCGAGTATGTTCAGGCTGTGCAAAATGAGATTAAACTTCGCAAAAACGAAATAAATGAAGTATTAAACAGCATTTATTTTGGTGGAGGAACACCGAGTAGGCTTAGCATCGCAGAAATAGAACAAATTTTGAATGTTATACATGCAAATTTCAAGGTTCTTGATACAACAGAAATTACTTTAGAAGCTAATCCTGATGACCTTACTCATGAATACATAAAAGGACTAATAGTTTTAGGTATTAACCGATTATCTATTGGTGTTCAATCTTTTGATGACAATGAGCTAAAATTCATGCATCGTACGCATACTGCTCAAAAAGCAGAATACAGTGTAAAGTTAAGCCAAGATACAGGCATAGAAAATATCAGCATAGACTTGATATATGGAAGCCCACTTTTAACTGATTCTCAATGGCAAAAAAACATACAAACCGCTATACAGCTGCAAATACCTCATATTTCTGCGTATAATTTGACTATTGAACCTAAAACCGCACTTTATCAGAAAGTTCAGCAAGGAATTTTACCCCCCGTAGATGAACAAAAGTCTGCTATTCAATTTAGGATGGTCGTAGAAATACTTGAACACGCAGGTTTTGAACATTATGAAATTTCTAATTTTGCTCTGCCTAATTGGTATTCAAGACACAATGTAGGATATTGGCTACATGCTCCGTATTTAGGCATAGGACCTTCTGCTCATAGCTTTGATGGAAATACTCGAAGTTGGAATGTAAGAGATATCTATACTTATCTTTCAGATTTGTTAAAAAATAAGCTTTCCATAGAAGAAAAAGAGAGTCTAACTTTAGAACAGAAGGCTAATGAGATGTTAATGCTCGGGCTTAGAACCAAATGGGGCGCAAATCTAAATAAGATATACCAAAAAACAGAAATTGACTTTTTTAAAATAAAAGGTACGGAAATAGAACAGTTTTTAGAGCAGAAGTTACTTAATATCAGTAATCAAGTACTATATTTAACTCTGGAAGGCAAACTTCTTGCAGATTATATTACGCAAAAACTGATAGTATAA